The following are encoded together in the Mesoterricola sediminis genome:
- a CDS encoding DUF294 nucleotidyltransferase-like domain-containing protein — MLVEEAVQFLSQVPPFQFLERGELEDLARHLDLVFHPRGAVILEQGGATADALPIIREGAVKITLRGGDAGEERLVDTRERGETFGLVSLLGGRQKTTIVALEDTLVYRLPRARLNALMASHPAVTEYLLAFHLAKYAGVAAREMQGRSPFLGGSDRLLFTATLGEIARAGAVTVPPGAPVREAARRITEARGSAAFVLGPGGEPVGIVTDSDLRARVVAGGASPEAPVADIMSRPVVAMDAGAPAFEAVLAMLQAGIHHVAVTRDGALAGVVSNHDFMVLQGRSPLAFSEDIEGQATLEGLAPVARKALGVVSSLLREGARATAVVRILSELNDRVTRKVLALAERELGPAPVPWCWLALGSEGRKEQTFRTDQDNALLYEDPPAADRDRVEAHFAALAGRMRDGLVACGFEPCPAGCMAVNPDWRRPRSAWEALLEAWVSEPSPQAVLRALIFLDFRPLAGDADLAWGLRSHLDACIREQPAFLGFLAAALVRNRPPIGFFGNVSVERTGEHKAGLNLKVRGLAPLVDLARLFALEQGIRATSTWERLEALRDGPTLAADRVDELQQAFEFLTLLRTHHQARLLEEGRPVDNVVPLASLSHLERTSLKNVFRLVLKVQDDVAERYRAFIV, encoded by the coding sequence ATGCTGGTCGAGGAGGCCGTCCAATTCCTGTCCCAGGTGCCCCCCTTCCAGTTCCTGGAGCGGGGCGAGCTGGAGGACCTGGCCCGCCACCTCGACCTGGTCTTCCATCCCCGGGGCGCCGTCATCCTGGAGCAGGGCGGGGCCACCGCCGACGCCCTGCCCATCATCCGGGAGGGCGCCGTCAAGATCACCCTCCGGGGCGGGGACGCCGGAGAGGAGCGCCTCGTCGACACCCGGGAGCGGGGGGAGACCTTCGGTCTCGTGTCCCTCCTGGGCGGGCGCCAGAAGACGACCATCGTGGCCCTGGAGGACACCCTCGTCTACCGGCTGCCCCGGGCCCGGCTCAACGCGCTGATGGCCTCGCACCCGGCCGTCACCGAGTACCTCCTGGCCTTCCACCTGGCCAAGTACGCGGGCGTCGCCGCGCGGGAGATGCAGGGGCGCAGCCCCTTCCTGGGGGGGAGCGACCGCCTCCTCTTCACGGCGACCCTGGGGGAGATCGCCCGGGCCGGCGCCGTCACGGTGCCGCCCGGGGCCCCGGTGCGGGAGGCGGCGCGGCGCATCACCGAGGCGCGGGGGAGCGCGGCCTTCGTCCTGGGCCCGGGTGGCGAACCCGTGGGCATCGTCACCGATTCGGACCTGCGGGCCCGGGTCGTGGCCGGCGGCGCCTCCCCCGAGGCGCCCGTGGCGGACATCATGAGCCGGCCCGTCGTGGCCATGGACGCGGGCGCCCCGGCCTTCGAGGCGGTGCTCGCCATGCTCCAGGCCGGCATCCACCACGTGGCCGTGACCCGGGACGGGGCCCTCGCCGGCGTGGTGTCGAACCACGACTTCATGGTGCTCCAGGGCCGGAGCCCCCTCGCCTTCTCCGAGGACATCGAGGGGCAGGCCACCCTGGAGGGCCTCGCCCCCGTCGCGCGCAAGGCCCTGGGCGTGGTCTCCTCCCTCCTGCGGGAGGGGGCGCGGGCCACGGCCGTGGTGCGGATCCTCTCCGAGCTCAACGACCGCGTGACGCGCAAGGTGCTGGCCCTCGCCGAGCGGGAGCTGGGCCCGGCCCCCGTGCCCTGGTGCTGGCTGGCCCTGGGCAGCGAGGGCCGGAAGGAGCAGACCTTCCGCACGGACCAGGACAACGCCCTCCTCTACGAGGACCCGCCCGCGGCGGACCGGGACCGGGTGGAGGCCCACTTCGCCGCGCTGGCCGGGCGCATGCGGGACGGACTGGTGGCCTGCGGCTTCGAGCCCTGCCCCGCCGGCTGCATGGCCGTGAACCCCGACTGGCGCCGCCCGCGCAGCGCCTGGGAGGCCCTCCTCGAGGCCTGGGTGTCGGAGCCCAGCCCCCAGGCCGTGCTCCGGGCCCTCATCTTCCTCGACTTCCGGCCCCTGGCCGGGGACGCGGACCTGGCCTGGGGCCTGCGGTCCCACCTGGACGCGTGCATCCGGGAACAGCCGGCCTTCCTGGGCTTCCTCGCCGCCGCGCTGGTGCGGAACCGGCCGCCCATCGGGTTCTTCGGAAACGTCTCCGTTGAACGCACCGGCGAGCACAAGGCCGGCCTCAACCTCAAGGTCCGGGGCCTCGCCCCCCTCGTGGACCTCGCGCGGCTCTTCGCCCTCGAGCAGGGGATCCGCGCCACCTCGACCTGGGAGCGCCTGGAGGCGCTCCGGGACGGGCCGACCCTCGCGGCGGACCGCGTCGACGAGCTCCAGCAGGCCTTCGAATTCCTCACCCTCCTCCGCACCCACCACCAGGCCCGCCTCCTCGAGGAGGGCCGGCCCGTGGACAATGTGGTGCCCCTCGCGTCCCTCAGCCACCTGGAGCGCACCTCCCTGAAGAACGTCTTCCGCCTGGTCCTGAAGGTCCAGGACGACGTCGCGGAGCGCTACCGGGCCTTCATCGTCTGA
- the cysK gene encoding cysteine synthase A, with product MPRPNRVDHAYELIGQTPVVRLNRLAEPGSATIWLKLESANPGGSVKDRIALSMIEDAEAKGTLKPGMELLEATSGNTGVGLAFVAAAKGYPITLVMPDTMTLERRAILKAYGATLVLTPGPLGMKGAVEKAEELAAADPRYWVVRQFDNPANPAVHRRTTALEILEQVPELDAFVAGIGTGGTITGVGEVLAEKKPGTLVVAVEPVDSPLLTQGKAGPHKLQGLGANFVPTILNRQAFQRVEDVGYEDAIATARRLTREEGVFTGISTGAIVFTALKVARELGEGKTVVAVVCDTGERYLSHPLFAEA from the coding sequence ATGCCCCGTCCCAACCGTGTCGACCATGCCTACGAACTCATCGGGCAGACGCCCGTCGTCCGCCTGAACCGCCTCGCCGAGCCGGGCAGCGCCACCATCTGGCTCAAGCTGGAGAGCGCCAACCCCGGCGGCAGCGTCAAGGACCGCATCGCCCTCTCCATGATCGAGGACGCCGAGGCCAAGGGCACCCTGAAGCCCGGCATGGAGCTCCTCGAGGCCACCAGCGGCAACACCGGCGTGGGCCTGGCCTTCGTCGCCGCCGCCAAGGGCTACCCCATCACCCTCGTCATGCCGGACACGATGACGCTGGAGCGCCGGGCCATCCTCAAGGCCTACGGGGCCACCCTCGTCCTGACCCCCGGCCCCCTGGGCATGAAGGGCGCCGTCGAGAAGGCCGAGGAGCTGGCCGCGGCCGATCCCCGCTACTGGGTGGTGCGGCAGTTCGACAACCCCGCCAACCCCGCCGTCCACCGCCGCACCACGGCCCTGGAGATCCTGGAGCAGGTGCCCGAGCTGGACGCCTTCGTGGCGGGCATCGGCACCGGCGGAACCATCACCGGCGTGGGCGAGGTCCTGGCCGAGAAGAAGCCCGGCACCCTCGTCGTGGCCGTGGAGCCCGTGGACTCCCCCCTGCTCACCCAGGGCAAGGCGGGTCCCCACAAGCTCCAGGGCCTGGGCGCCAATTTCGTCCCCACCATCCTGAACCGCCAGGCCTTCCAGCGCGTCGAGGACGTGGGCTACGAGGACGCCATCGCCACCGCGCGGCGGCTGACCCGGGAGGAGGGGGTCTTCACCGGCATCAGCACCGGCGCCATCGTGTTCACCGCCCTGAAGGTGGCCCGCGAGCTGGGCGAGGGCAAGACCGTGGTGGCCGTCGTCTGCGACACCGGCGAGCGCTACCTCAGCCACCCGCTCTTCGCCGAGGCCTGA
- a CDS encoding RrF2 family transcriptional regulator, translating to MKVSTRGRYGLRIMMELALREGAGPVQVTAVARNQGLPAKYIHVLVGGLKAAGLVTAQRGPSGGLELAREASRITALDVVEALEGPVRPVDCDAGPEGCKRSDACVTREVWREMGEAMEAVLRRHTLADLAERMRAASAGGDAWMI from the coding sequence ATGAAGGTTTCCACCCGGGGACGCTACGGGCTTCGGATCATGATGGAGCTGGCCCTCCGGGAGGGCGCGGGCCCCGTCCAGGTGACGGCCGTGGCCCGGAACCAGGGGCTGCCGGCCAAGTACATCCACGTCCTGGTGGGCGGCCTCAAGGCCGCGGGCCTCGTGACGGCCCAGCGCGGCCCCTCCGGCGGGCTGGAACTGGCCCGGGAGGCCTCCCGCATCACCGCCCTGGACGTGGTGGAGGCCCTGGAGGGGCCCGTCCGACCCGTGGACTGCGACGCGGGGCCCGAGGGCTGCAAGCGGTCCGACGCCTGCGTCACCCGCGAGGTGTGGCGGGAGATGGGGGAGGCCATGGAGGCCGTCCTGCGCCGCCACACGCTGGCCGACCTGGCCGAGCGGATGCGGGCCGCCTCCGCCGGCGGGGACGCCTGGATGATCTGA
- a CDS encoding methyl-accepting chemotaxis protein codes for MTTTLARKILGPAVGMTFAAALAAAWAFSAYGGYLTRRTAAQEARSALDTVELVLTTTDRMMTERVATGMGELLLEIRRLGAPAPGRPVTVGPETAPDLVLGGKSQHGQNALVDEVATHMGGTATLFTRRGDSFIRIATNVKKPDGSRAVGTLLDPKGKAIQHLLAGEGFQGLVTILDQPYITSYQPLKDAGGRVVGAAYTGIPITTLGHLAEVVGRMKVLDRGFLAIQDREGRVLFGPAHRAPAAVAAALGGARAEGLDWRVQDRPYAAWGWRISAAMADQDVTDFLWRIRLITVAIGIAGSVTVGFVFNAIVKARLTRPVKAVLDGILRKDLTCRIDAGTDDEIGDLGRAYNASNEQFQTVFQGLVEDSESVAGGSLRISSTLEDMRAASREIAQGGEAQSASMAAVARSMDKLARIIGDVEAGVEDSRARTGEAVTASHSGISSGEAAARAMEAIRGSTARMAKAVAVIQDIARQTNLLSLNAAIEAAKAGAQGKGFAVVAEEVRKLAERSAQSTREIQATIEDVDLVVLQGAEAVDQNVAALRAIGEHIASLAGSAERIATAMADGIHTRDEVQRQVEATEAGIEDNRATSRQIAERVDEAAGAANGLAGVAENLAAKVAKYRI; via the coding sequence ATGACGACCACCCTGGCCAGAAAGATCCTGGGGCCCGCCGTGGGCATGACCTTCGCCGCGGCCCTCGCGGCGGCGTGGGCCTTCTCGGCCTACGGCGGCTACCTCACGCGGCGCACCGCGGCCCAGGAGGCCCGGTCGGCCCTCGACACCGTGGAACTGGTCCTCACCACCACGGACCGCATGATGACGGAGCGCGTGGCCACCGGCATGGGCGAGCTGCTGCTGGAGATCCGCCGCCTGGGCGCGCCGGCCCCGGGCCGTCCCGTGACCGTCGGGCCCGAGACCGCCCCGGACCTGGTCCTGGGCGGCAAGTCCCAGCACGGGCAGAACGCCCTCGTGGACGAGGTGGCCACCCACATGGGGGGCACCGCCACCCTCTTCACCCGGCGGGGCGACAGCTTCATCCGCATCGCCACCAACGTGAAGAAGCCCGATGGCTCCCGGGCGGTGGGCACCCTCCTGGACCCCAAGGGCAAGGCCATCCAGCACCTCCTCGCCGGGGAGGGCTTCCAGGGTCTCGTGACCATCCTCGACCAGCCCTACATCACGTCGTACCAGCCCCTCAAGGACGCCGGGGGCCGGGTCGTGGGCGCGGCCTACACGGGCATCCCCATCACCACGCTCGGCCACCTGGCGGAGGTGGTCGGGCGCATGAAGGTCCTGGACCGGGGCTTCCTGGCCATCCAGGACCGGGAGGGCCGCGTCCTCTTCGGGCCCGCCCACCGCGCGCCGGCGGCCGTGGCCGCCGCCCTGGGCGGGGCGCGGGCGGAGGGCCTCGACTGGCGGGTCCAGGACCGGCCTTACGCGGCGTGGGGCTGGCGGATCTCGGCGGCCATGGCCGACCAGGACGTGACGGACTTCCTCTGGCGCATCCGCCTCATCACGGTGGCCATCGGCATCGCCGGGTCCGTGACCGTGGGCTTCGTGTTCAACGCCATCGTCAAGGCGCGCCTCACCCGGCCGGTGAAGGCGGTGCTGGACGGCATCCTCCGGAAGGACCTGACCTGCCGGATCGACGCGGGGACCGACGACGAGATCGGGGACCTGGGCCGCGCCTACAACGCCAGCAACGAGCAGTTCCAGACCGTGTTCCAGGGCCTCGTGGAGGACTCCGAATCGGTGGCCGGGGGCTCCCTGCGCATCAGCTCGACCCTCGAGGACATGCGCGCCGCCTCCCGGGAGATCGCCCAGGGCGGCGAGGCCCAGAGCGCCAGCATGGCCGCGGTCGCGCGGTCCATGGACAAGCTGGCCCGCATCATCGGCGACGTGGAGGCGGGGGTGGAGGACTCCCGCGCCCGCACCGGCGAGGCCGTGACCGCCTCGCACAGCGGCATCAGCTCGGGCGAGGCCGCCGCCCGCGCCATGGAGGCCATCCGGGGCTCCACGGCGCGCATGGCCAAGGCCGTGGCGGTCATCCAGGACATCGCGCGCCAGACCAACCTCCTCAGCCTGAACGCCGCCATCGAGGCCGCCAAGGCGGGGGCCCAGGGCAAGGGCTTCGCCGTGGTCGCCGAGGAGGTCCGGAAGCTGGCGGAGCGCAGCGCCCAGTCCACCCGCGAGATCCAGGCCACCATCGAGGACGTGGACCTCGTCGTCCTCCAGGGCGCCGAGGCGGTGGACCAGAACGTCGCGGCCCTGCGCGCCATCGGCGAGCACATCGCCTCCCTGGCGGGGTCCGCCGAGCGCATCGCCACCGCCATGGCCGACGGCATCCACACCCGGGACGAGGTCCAGCGCCAGGTGGAGGCCACGGAGGCCGGCATCGAGGACAACCGGGCCACCTCCCGGCAGATCGCCGAGCGGGTCGACGAGGCCGCCGGCGCCGCCAACGGGCTGGCCGGGGTCGCCGAGAACCTCGCGGCCAAGGTGGCCAAGTACCGCATCTGA